Proteins encoded within one genomic window of Microbacterium sp. zg-B185:
- a CDS encoding FAD-dependent oxidoreductase produces MTDYDVVVVGAGVAGLTAARQAAKGGARVLVLDRQGVGGQVATVEDLTNAPGRSAPIAGYDLGVELLEEAEEAGAEILLADIGRIEKSGNGFVVTGADDPVGATAVIIAAGSTRRALGVPGENEFEGRGVSRCASCDGPFFRGKRVIVVGGGDSALDEARVLAGFASEVVVVHVGEAPTSRVEIAHLTLARKNVRFHQNSTVSAIRGEDVVSAVAVHNLLTGDEKELPAHGVFIYIGLSPNTSWISGLVECDESGHIVVDEKLATSWEGVFAAGDIRSGSLALLTESAADGERAGDSALEYLTRARATNGFGTP; encoded by the coding sequence ATGACCGACTATGACGTAGTGGTAGTAGGGGCCGGTGTGGCTGGTCTGACGGCTGCGCGTCAGGCTGCGAAGGGTGGCGCGCGTGTCCTTGTCCTAGACCGCCAAGGGGTGGGCGGGCAGGTGGCTACGGTTGAGGACCTCACGAATGCGCCGGGGCGATCCGCCCCTATCGCCGGCTACGATCTCGGCGTTGAGCTTCTCGAAGAGGCGGAGGAAGCTGGGGCGGAAATCCTCTTGGCCGATATCGGGCGAATCGAAAAGTCGGGCAATGGCTTCGTGGTCACGGGCGCAGACGACCCGGTAGGCGCGACCGCCGTCATCATCGCGGCTGGGTCCACGCGGCGCGCACTCGGGGTCCCCGGGGAAAACGAATTCGAAGGTCGAGGGGTCTCCCGTTGTGCATCGTGTGACGGGCCATTCTTTCGCGGCAAACGGGTGATCGTCGTGGGCGGTGGTGACTCCGCACTCGACGAAGCAAGGGTTCTCGCTGGTTTCGCCAGCGAGGTGGTCGTCGTCCACGTCGGGGAGGCACCGACTTCACGCGTCGAGATCGCCCATCTGACGTTGGCCCGGAAAAACGTCCGATTCCACCAGAATTCAACTGTGAGCGCAATCCGCGGAGAGGACGTGGTTTCAGCGGTTGCAGTTCACAACCTGCTGACCGGCGACGAGAAGGAGCTGCCCGCACACGGGGTCTTCATCTACATAGGCCTATCGCCAAACACGTCCTGGATCAGCGGCCTTGTGGAATGCGACGAGTCTGGCCACATTGTGGTCGACGAGAAGCTGGCCACTTCGTGGGAAGGTGTCTTCGCCGCGGGCGACATCCGGAGCGGGTCTCTGGCCCTACTGACAGAATCTGCCGCTGACGGGGAGCGCGCCGGGGATTCCGCGCTGGAATACCTGACTCGCGCAAGAGCGACCAACGGCTTCGGGACGCCCTAG
- a CDS encoding GntR family transcriptional regulator: MKQSRATELRDLIEEAIVTGVYAPGQRLDEVKLASRFGVSRTPVREALRQLEATELVDIQPHRGAFVKVIAIPEMLQMFEVMAELEGLCARLAARRCTEKQLRDLEGAHAACAATLQSADADEYYYANETFHKLLYAASGNSFLTRMATSLQTRLKPFRRLQLRVPGRMLNSSAEHGAIVTALRAADASSAEQLAVAHVTVQGDRFGDFLAALGSRGPEENQR; the protein is encoded by the coding sequence GTGAAACAAAGCCGCGCCACCGAATTGCGGGATCTGATCGAGGAGGCCATTGTCACAGGCGTCTACGCGCCGGGACAGCGGCTCGATGAGGTGAAGCTCGCCTCCCGTTTCGGCGTGTCTCGCACGCCGGTGCGTGAGGCACTTCGGCAACTGGAGGCAACGGAGCTCGTGGATATCCAGCCTCACCGGGGCGCGTTCGTGAAGGTGATCGCGATCCCAGAGATGCTGCAGATGTTCGAGGTCATGGCAGAACTCGAGGGCCTCTGCGCGCGGCTGGCTGCACGACGGTGCACGGAAAAGCAGTTACGGGATCTGGAGGGGGCCCACGCTGCGTGTGCGGCGACACTTCAATCTGCCGACGCCGATGAGTACTACTACGCCAACGAGACGTTCCACAAGCTTCTCTACGCGGCCAGCGGGAACTCATTCCTCACCCGCATGGCGACCTCCCTGCAAACCCGCCTCAAGCCCTTCCGGCGTCTTCAACTCCGAGTTCCCGGCCGAATGCTGAACTCATCGGCCGAGCACGGTGCCATCGTCACCGCACTTCGGGCCGCGGATGCCTCATCTGCGGAGCAACTGGCTGTCGCGCACGTGACGGTGCAGGGAGACAGGTTCGGGGACTTTCTCGCTGCGCTCGGCTCACGCGGTCCCGAGGAGAACCAGCGCTGA
- a CDS encoding amino acid ABC transporter ATP-binding protein — translation MNTESDDSRFAPPADVMVRAVEIHKSFGRVDVLKGASLDVKRGEVACIIGPSGSGKSTLLRCMNHLESFQRGDMWVAGREIGYTRRGDKLFEQHPRQIAAARRNVGMVFQHFNLFGHMTALQNVAEGPIQVLGISKKKATEQAAELLDRVGLASRKDHYPRGLSGGQQQRVAIARALAMQPEVVLFDEPTSALDPELVGEVLDVMRDLATGGMTMVVVTHEMGFAREVGSSLHFMSDGRLVESGVPAEVLSNPQHERTKAFLSKVL, via the coding sequence ATGAACACCGAATCCGACGACAGCCGCTTCGCTCCGCCCGCCGACGTCATGGTCCGCGCGGTGGAGATCCACAAGTCCTTCGGCCGGGTCGATGTGCTCAAGGGCGCCTCACTGGACGTGAAACGCGGTGAGGTCGCGTGCATCATCGGCCCGTCCGGATCCGGCAAGTCCACTCTCCTGAGATGCATGAACCACCTCGAGTCGTTCCAGCGCGGCGACATGTGGGTCGCCGGCCGAGAGATCGGATACACCCGCCGCGGCGACAAGCTCTTCGAGCAGCACCCACGGCAGATCGCCGCTGCTCGCCGCAACGTGGGCATGGTCTTCCAGCACTTCAACCTGTTCGGTCACATGACGGCGCTCCAGAACGTCGCAGAGGGGCCGATCCAGGTGCTGGGCATCTCCAAGAAGAAGGCCACCGAACAGGCTGCGGAGCTGCTGGACCGGGTCGGTCTGGCATCACGCAAGGACCATTACCCCCGCGGCCTCTCAGGCGGCCAGCAGCAGCGCGTCGCCATCGCCCGCGCACTCGCCATGCAGCCCGAGGTGGTTCTGTTCGACGAGCCCACGTCGGCGCTCGACCCGGAACTGGTGGGCGAGGTCCTCGACGTCATGAGGGACCTTGCAACCGGCGGGATGACCATGGTCGTCGTCACGCACGAGATGGGCTTCGCCCGAGAGGTGGGCAGTTCGCTGCACTTCATGAGTGACGGTCGCCTCGTCGAGTCCGGTGTGCCCGCCGAGGTGCTCTCCAATCCGCAGCACGAGCGCACCAAAGCCTTCTTGTCGAAGGTGCTCTGA
- a CDS encoding ABC transporter permease subunit (The N-terminal region of this protein, as described by TIGR01726, is a three transmembrane segment that identifies a subfamily of ABC transporter permease subunits, which specificities that include histidine, arginine, glutamine, glutamate, L-cystine (sic), the opines (in Agrobacterium) octopine and nopaline, etc.), with the protein MTQQAPPAPAMTPEPSPTAAPTVIARKHPGRWIAVVLILVAAVEIIRWAATNPGFEWPVFRDYLFDGAVLRGVWNTILLTVLAEVISLSLGTLLAVMRMSHNRIISGAAFVYTWFFRGVPLPVLLIFIFFSASVLPSLGWGDYSIDMNDVFASPLLAAVIAFGLNDAAYTSEIVRSGLLSVPPGQREAAYAIGMSPARAMRRIVLPQALRIIIPPVGNAVISMLKLTSIAMVIGFSELMNTVRGIYSSEFNTIPMLVVATFWYLVLTTVLSIGQYFVERHFGKGHERR; encoded by the coding sequence GTGACTCAGCAGGCACCCCCCGCGCCGGCGATGACCCCGGAGCCGTCGCCGACCGCGGCGCCGACGGTCATCGCTCGGAAGCATCCCGGCCGCTGGATCGCGGTCGTCCTCATCCTCGTCGCCGCGGTGGAGATCATCCGCTGGGCCGCGACGAACCCCGGCTTCGAGTGGCCGGTATTCCGCGACTACCTCTTCGACGGCGCCGTCCTGCGCGGCGTCTGGAACACCATCCTGCTCACGGTGCTGGCCGAAGTGATCTCGCTGTCCCTGGGAACGCTGCTGGCCGTGATGAGGATGAGCCACAACCGCATCATCTCAGGCGCCGCGTTCGTGTACACCTGGTTCTTCCGGGGCGTGCCACTGCCGGTGCTGCTCATCTTCATCTTCTTCTCCGCCTCGGTGCTGCCGAGTCTGGGCTGGGGTGATTACAGCATCGACATGAACGATGTGTTCGCTTCGCCGCTGCTTGCCGCCGTCATCGCCTTCGGGCTCAACGACGCCGCCTACACGAGCGAGATCGTGCGCTCGGGGCTTCTGTCGGTCCCACCGGGACAGCGCGAGGCCGCCTATGCGATCGGCATGAGCCCGGCGCGGGCGATGCGACGCATCGTGCTGCCGCAGGCCCTGCGCATCATCATCCCCCCGGTCGGCAACGCCGTCATCTCGATGCTCAAGCTCACGTCGATCGCAATGGTGATCGGATTCAGCGAGCTGATGAACACGGTGCGCGGCATCTACTCGAGCGAGTTCAACACCATCCCCATGCTCGTCGTGGCGACGTTCTGGTACCTCGTCCTCACCACGGTGCTGTCCATCGGCCAGTACTTCGTCGAGCGTCATTTCGGAAAGGGCCACGAACGTCGATGA
- a CDS encoding transporter substrate-binding domain-containing protein yields the protein MKLQTRAVVSTLAVAATAAMITSCAAAAPTDEAPEITTLTVGMSWPYEPWQVGDGTTVKDGIEPELLAAIGEKLDITFDIQNVDFTGIVTGTQSGKYDLAVSGLGVYGDRLKALNFIPDAKTGYTMVINAEDEDLYTTIGDLCGVEVAVLNATKSYNDIELANATTEDDGSDWYGVCKDEPITFQAYDDQAGQDLAFSTGKVDVGLLTEQVAASYVEKSGGDYLVVEPYSYVPFGIGIPKEETELAEMLLKAFKEVVADGTYLKILEKYGQADSALTADEIVLLTD from the coding sequence ATGAAGCTCCAGACCCGAGCTGTCGTTTCGACCCTCGCCGTCGCCGCGACCGCGGCGATGATCACCTCCTGCGCCGCTGCTGCGCCCACCGACGAAGCCCCCGAGATCACCACCCTCACCGTCGGCATGTCCTGGCCCTACGAGCCTTGGCAGGTCGGCGACGGCACGACCGTGAAAGACGGAATCGAGCCGGAGCTGCTCGCCGCGATCGGCGAGAAGCTCGACATCACCTTCGACATCCAGAACGTCGACTTCACCGGAATCGTCACCGGCACCCAGTCGGGCAAGTACGACCTGGCCGTCTCCGGCCTGGGCGTCTACGGCGACCGGCTGAAAGCGCTGAACTTCATCCCCGACGCCAAGACCGGATACACGATGGTCATCAACGCCGAGGATGAGGATCTCTACACCACCATCGGCGACCTGTGTGGCGTCGAAGTCGCCGTGCTCAACGCCACCAAGTCGTACAACGACATCGAGCTGGCCAACGCCACGACCGAAGACGACGGCAGCGACTGGTACGGCGTCTGCAAGGACGAGCCGATCACCTTCCAGGCATACGACGACCAGGCGGGGCAGGATCTCGCATTCTCGACCGGCAAAGTCGACGTAGGGCTGCTGACCGAGCAGGTGGCCGCCAGCTACGTGGAGAAGTCGGGCGGCGACTACCTCGTCGTCGAGCCGTACAGCTACGTGCCGTTCGGCATCGGCATCCCGAAGGAGGAGACCGAGCTCGCTGAGATGCTGCTCAAGGCGTTCAAGGAGGTCGTGGCGGACGGCACCTACCTGAAGATCCTCGAGAAGTACGGCCAGGCGGACTCGGCGCTCACCGCCGACGAAATCGTCCTGCTGACCGACTGA
- a CDS encoding NAD(P)/FAD-dependent oxidoreductase → MSTEETEVVIVGAGQAGIAMSEHLTASGIPHIVFEKERIAEKWRSGRWDSLVANGPAWHDRFPGRAFEADPDCFISKEEVADYFVAYAAWIGSPVRTGVEVTRVHKNTDRPGFTVETSEGRIQARFVVSATGAFQRPRIPAVLPAVAGVTQLHSADYKNPAQLPAGSVLVVGAGSSGVQIAAELQAAGRPVYLSVGAHDRPPRRYRGRDNVWWLGVLGKWDMATPPLGAEHVTIAVSGADGGRTVDFRDLAAAGITLVGRTESYRNGVVRFSAGLRADIENGDADYLSLLREADDYIARNGLELPEEPEAHVLGPLPRAVLDPVRELDLAAASVRSIVWATGYAQEFGWLQVDTFDDRGRPQHARGVAREPGVYFLGLPWLSRRGSSFIWGVWHDAKYVADQIQIQRGYAAYRSPFAASSTDPRKAHV, encoded by the coding sequence ATGAGCACCGAAGAAACCGAAGTCGTCATCGTGGGCGCCGGCCAAGCGGGCATCGCCATGAGCGAGCATCTGACTGCGTCGGGCATCCCCCACATCGTGTTCGAGAAGGAGCGCATCGCCGAGAAGTGGCGCTCGGGCCGCTGGGACTCTCTGGTGGCGAACGGTCCCGCGTGGCATGACCGTTTCCCGGGTCGCGCCTTCGAGGCGGACCCGGACTGCTTCATCTCGAAGGAAGAGGTGGCGGACTACTTCGTCGCCTACGCCGCGTGGATCGGATCGCCGGTCCGCACCGGCGTGGAGGTGACCCGTGTGCACAAGAACACGGACCGTCCGGGCTTCACCGTCGAGACGTCGGAGGGCCGCATTCAGGCTCGATTCGTCGTGTCCGCGACCGGCGCGTTCCAGCGGCCCCGGATCCCGGCCGTGCTGCCCGCCGTCGCCGGAGTGACCCAGTTGCACTCCGCCGACTACAAGAACCCCGCACAGCTGCCCGCCGGCTCGGTCCTCGTCGTCGGGGCGGGTTCCTCCGGCGTGCAGATCGCCGCCGAGCTGCAGGCGGCCGGCCGACCGGTGTACCTCTCCGTCGGCGCGCATGATCGCCCGCCGCGACGTTATCGGGGGCGGGACAACGTGTGGTGGCTCGGAGTGCTCGGCAAGTGGGACATGGCAACGCCTCCCCTCGGCGCCGAACACGTCACGATCGCGGTCAGCGGCGCCGACGGCGGACGCACCGTCGATTTCCGGGACCTCGCCGCCGCGGGGATCACGCTGGTGGGCCGCACCGAGTCCTACCGGAACGGTGTCGTGCGCTTCAGTGCGGGGCTCAGGGCTGACATCGAAAACGGTGATGCGGACTATCTGTCGCTGCTGCGCGAGGCGGACGACTACATCGCGCGCAACGGGCTCGAGCTCCCCGAGGAACCGGAGGCGCATGTGCTCGGACCGCTGCCGCGCGCGGTCCTGGACCCGGTCCGCGAACTCGACCTCGCCGCGGCATCCGTCCGCTCCATCGTGTGGGCCACCGGCTATGCGCAGGAGTTCGGCTGGCTGCAGGTGGACACGTTCGATGATCGCGGGCGTCCCCAGCACGCTCGCGGTGTCGCCCGCGAACCAGGCGTCTACTTCCTCGGTCTGCCGTGGCTTTCCCGACGCGGGTCCAGCTTCATCTGGGGTGTCTGGCACGACGCCAAGTACGTCGCCGACCAGATACAGATCCAGCGCGGATATGCCGCCTACCGCTCTCCATTCGCCGCCAGCTCCACCGACCCCCGAAAGGCCCACGTATGA
- a CDS encoding LysR substrate-binding domain-containing protein has translation MKMPEPRDVSLAQLIYFTRCAEYSSMADAAAALYVAPSAISNSIANLEKRLGTPLFIRRRAKGLMLTSAGQAFLARTRQILFDLDDAISAVDPDQLTGDLRVGIFPTLAPFYLPEIAERLASQFPGIAPQFVELSAGELEPALRDNVVEVALTYDLGLGPGIHRERLKQAPLYAAFSADHPLAQRERVYIFELAEEPMVLLDWQYTREYFTQIFANRGLVPNIRHRFSSFETVRAMVARSRMFTLLNQRPAHDLTYDGGRLVAVEVDEDSGLAIVLASAQPITSLTRRPRAFVDACRSIVGASMTGSHPDYENVTA, from the coding sequence ATGAAGATGCCGGAACCCCGCGATGTGTCCCTCGCGCAGCTGATCTACTTCACGCGCTGTGCCGAGTACTCGAGCATGGCGGACGCGGCCGCCGCCCTGTACGTTGCGCCGTCGGCGATCTCCAACTCGATCGCGAATCTCGAGAAGCGACTCGGCACCCCCCTGTTCATCCGACGGCGCGCGAAGGGGCTGATGCTGACCTCCGCCGGCCAGGCGTTCCTGGCGAGGACCCGGCAGATCCTCTTCGACCTGGACGACGCCATTTCCGCGGTGGATCCCGATCAGCTCACCGGCGACCTGCGCGTCGGCATCTTCCCGACGCTCGCTCCGTTCTACCTTCCGGAGATCGCCGAACGGCTCGCGAGCCAGTTCCCCGGTATCGCTCCGCAGTTCGTGGAGCTCAGCGCAGGCGAGCTGGAGCCCGCTCTGAGAGACAACGTGGTCGAAGTTGCACTCACATACGATCTCGGGCTCGGTCCCGGCATCCATCGGGAAAGACTCAAGCAGGCGCCGCTGTACGCGGCGTTCAGTGCGGACCACCCGCTGGCTCAGCGGGAACGGGTCTACATCTTCGAGCTGGCCGAAGAGCCGATGGTGCTGCTGGATTGGCAGTACACCCGCGAGTACTTCACTCAGATCTTCGCGAATCGCGGGCTCGTGCCGAACATCCGGCATCGTTTCTCGAGCTTCGAGACGGTGCGCGCGATGGTCGCCCGCAGTCGCATGTTCACACTGCTCAACCAACGCCCCGCGCACGATCTCACCTACGACGGCGGCCGTCTGGTGGCGGTGGAGGTCGATGAGGATTCCGGCCTCGCGATCGTCCTGGCCAGCGCGCAGCCCATCACCTCCTTGACGCGCCGGCCCCGTGCATTCGTCGACGCGTGCCGGTCCATCGTCGGAGCGTCGATGACCGGCTCGCATCCGGATTACGAGAATGTGACGGCGTGA
- a CDS encoding RidA family protein yields MTHHTRIRPFNTKDTYPEQNLDNDLCQAVVANGVIYIRGQIGQDLDSRESVGIGDVEAQTEKAMANIKMLVEEAGGSLEDIVKVVVYLVDIRYRETVYRTMGSWLRGVFPVSTGLVVSALARPEWLVEIEATAVLAEPSAAQTV; encoded by the coding sequence ATGACGCACCACACTCGCATCCGTCCGTTCAACACCAAGGACACCTACCCAGAGCAGAACCTCGACAACGACCTGTGTCAGGCGGTCGTCGCGAATGGTGTCATCTACATCCGCGGCCAGATCGGCCAGGACCTCGACAGCCGGGAGAGCGTCGGCATCGGGGATGTGGAGGCGCAGACCGAGAAGGCGATGGCGAACATCAAGATGCTCGTCGAAGAAGCCGGCGGGTCGCTCGAGGACATCGTGAAGGTGGTCGTCTACCTGGTGGACATCCGCTACCGCGAGACGGTGTACCGCACGATGGGGAGCTGGCTGAGAGGAGTCTTTCCGGTCTCGACCGGACTGGTCGTCTCGGCCCTCGCCCGGCCCGAATGGCTCGTCGAGATCGAAGCCACCGCCGTGCTCGCCGAGCCCAGCGCTGCCCAGACCGTCTGA